DNA from Leptolyngbya iicbica LK:
ACTGTTGATATGGTGCTCGCTCAGGGGCCCGCCGCGGTCACGGCGGACGACGGCAACCTCAGCATCACCCTCGTCACCCCCGAGCATCAGTGGGGCGTGGTCAAATCAGCCGCCAACCTATTTCTGTCAGCACTACAGGAGCGGACCGTTGATAACGACACCGTCCATTCCTGGCAAGTGCCCCAGGTCAAGGTCCACACCGACCCCGCTCAGGCCGTCTTTGTCGATGGCGAACCCGCGGGCGAGACGCCCCTAACGGTGAAATGTCACCCGCGATCGCTCTCCGTGCTAATCCCATCGCCTGCCGAAGGCACCTGATTGCTCATTGATATCAAATCCGTTTGCATCATTTCACTTGAAGACTCTCACCCTAAATTCCTCTCCTGCTCTGGGCTACCGCTTAGACACATCTCGGAGATGAGCCATTGCCCAGCCTTCAAAGGGGTTCTCAAACACTTCGAGACCCCCTTTGAAGGCCGCATCCCCCAGAAAAAACTTGACGCCATCGCCGAAAACCGCGACGACTTTGCTGACGGGGACTCCGCCCCGGTTAACCTTATTGGGCAACCGGGGTTACCCCTCCTGGCGACGATCACTAAGCCGAGAGCTCCAAGCGATAGTGGGGATGATCGGGAAAGGGATACACGCAAACTTTCTCGGTCATACGGACATTGAGCTTGCGATAAAACATGGGATGGATGGCACATAAATCATCATCCGCGATGATCAATCGCCCCGTTTGGAAATACTCAAAATCGGCTTCCACCATGGTTTGGCTGCGATCGCTCTGGCGCACCCGCCCCACAATCCCCAGTTCCGCTACAAACTGCCGAAACCGATAGGGCGAATACTCATCCGACCATTGCGACGCCGTGCGGTGAGCCCGCTTATCGAGTTCTTTGCCTTCAAAAATCGGGGAGATGCCCGCCAGCGCATCGGCAATTCGCGCCGCGTTGGGATACACCGCACTGTAGGCATTGAAGACCTCTTGGGCCAACACCTCAGCCGCCGCCTCGACGCCCGCCGTAATACACCGCGACGAGATGTGGGGAAATTCGCCCAACATCATGGCTTCCTCAGCGATCGCATTACAGAGCACAATCAACTGCCGAGGTCGCAGATGCGTATGCCGCAAAATAAACGGAAACGTTTTCTCATCAATGGCCTCCATCTCGTCTAAAGAGTCGCCAAAGTATTGCATCCAAACCTTATCTTTGACCTCGCGATAGTCTTGCCAATTAATGAAGGCAGTTCTGCTATTTGTCAGATTTTTCAGCCGCAAATAGCGAAACAGTCGCCAGCAGATAATCTTCATCAAATCCTTCGGTTTCCAGTGCAGGTAAACCTCATTTTTGACATATTTGAGCGTATTTGAAATGTATTCCTCTGTGAGATAAGGAAACATCTCGTCCATAATAAAAACTTTGATGTAGAGCCCCTTGGGGGCATACTGTCGGCAAAACACAGCCGCAAACTCGACGAGCGCGGCGACCGACATCATCAGCTTTTCATCATGGATGGAATATTTCTCCAACGTATCGACGGAGATGAACAGCGGCTGATCTTGAGAGATTTCCAACACCGCTTTCTTGGCTTCCTCAAAGGCCGCACTACGAAAAATGCCCTCTAAATCGTCATACAAACAACCGTTGCTATCGACATAGCGATTAATCACGGCTTGTAACAATGACCTGACTACGCACGACAGCCCACCCTCTTCATGAAACTGACAAATCGCCTGGATGCGGACATCGCGATGCTTGAGCTTATAAAAAATGGCCGACCAGATCACGTATTCCCAAATCTTGACTAGCTGGGGAATCTGCAGATCGCGATTGAGCGCGCTGGGCTCAATGACTTTGGAAATGACTTCGTGAAAAGCGGCGGGCTCATCCACATCAATGTCGGTGACGCCCTGCAATGTTTGCTGAAAGGAGAAGAATTTAGCGAGGGCGGTTTTGCCCGCGCCGCGTCGGCCAGAAATTAAATAAACAAATGGGTCTAAGGGATCGCGATTGAACTGAACAGCACCGAAATAAAATTGACTGTAGAGATTTTCGCCTAATATTTCCAGGTCAGATTCGCAGTCGGGCGCGCCAAAAGGCTGCAACGCATCAAGCATAATCGTCAATTTCCGGTAAGTAGATACGCCCCTAGATTACGACAACTGTCTGACTGGGATAGCTACTTTTCTGTCCATTGGCTTGCAGAAAAGTGTATGAATCTTGATGAGTTCTGCCTCCTCGTCTGAGGCGACTCAAGTATGAAGGTTGGAAAGCCTTCGACCACCGCCACTCTCGCCCGAGTTAGAGGTCATCTGGTCTGGCCCAACTCTCTCGAATAATCAGCTAGGAGCGCATCCAGACTTGGGTGTAATGAAACTCCATAGGAGACGGCACAGCCGCATAATCGGCACAACCGCCGGAGCAATCGGGTCGTCTTGTTTTATCTTGAACACAACCGCGCTTGCCGCCGCGCGCCCAGTATGGAAAAAGGTGTCTTTATGTCTGCCCCGCGATTGCCGGTTTTGCTAATTCACGGCATTGATGACACGGCCAAGATCTTTCAAACTTTAGTCAATAGTTTGAGCGATCGCGGCTGGCCAGAGGTTCACGCCATCGACCTGGTGCCCAGCAATGGCGACATCGGTCTGGATGAGTTGGCGGCACAGATTCAAGCCTATGTGGAGGCCAACTTGCCCGCGCCCCAGCAGTTTGACCTGGTCGGCTTTAGCATGGGGGGCATTGTTAGTCGCTACTATTTGCAAAGGCTCGGGGGCCTGGAGCGGGTACGCCATTTTGTGACCCTCTCCTCACCGCACAATGGCACCTGGACGGGATATTTGCGATCGAATCCGGGAGCGCGGCAAATGCGGCCCAAGAGTGAGTTTTTGCAAGACTTAAACAGCACCGTTGATGACCTCACCCAAGTGGAATTCACCTCTGTATGGACGCCGTTTGACTTGATGATTGTGCCCGCCAACAGTTCTGAGTTGCCGGTGGGCACGATGATGCAACTGCCCGTGTTGGCACACCCCTGGATGGTGAGTGACCCCCGAGCGATCGCCACCCTGGCCGACCTACTGGGCCACGAGTTAGACGAGTCCACCAAGCAAGTCACTCCCAACGCCGAACTCTCGGCCTAAACGCCAGTCGCCACACCGTTTGTCAACGCTCCAGCAGGTTTTGCCGAAATTCAAATTCAGGGGTTTCGTTGCAGACAATCCGGGGCTATAATGGCCAAGCTAGTCTGAATAAGATTCTCCTTGGAAGCGTGGCTGAGCGGTTGAAAGCGCCTCCCTGCTAAGGAGGTAGGGGGGGTAACCTCCCTCGAGGGTTCGAATCCCTCCGCTTCCGTTCTACAACTTATCCCTTACCCCCATACTCAGGACACACAAGTCCTGAGACAATATTTGGCGACTTTTCCCTCATACCCTACCCCTTCTTTTTTGCGTTTTCCATCAGTTGCAAGTGTGAGACTCCCCACGACTGGGCATACATCGAGACGAAGGTCAGGAAAATTTGGGCAGCATTACGTCCTCCCACACTCGTACAGCAGATACTCTTGCCGTCGCCCGAGACTTGGGTGTCGCCAGTTTTCGACAACGTCGCTAACGACCAGGCGTTAAACACCTCGACCTAGCAGTCCGGGGGAAGGGTCAAGGCCGTGCGGCGAAAAGTGGAGTAGGAAAGCATCGGTTGCTCAGCCCGGAGCTGCAACAACTCATGTAACTGAGACTCATGTAACTGAGACTCATGCTGCTGTTCAGAATGACGAGCTGACCTAAAAGCAAACTCTGCAAGACAAACTGTTGGATGTCTCTATCAATCAAGGCTGAAGGAATGTTCTTGCCAGACTTCGCCAGCCACTTTCATCAACAACCGCTAAAGACCACTGCGGTCAGTCAAAACTTCGTATCCCGTTTCTGTCACTAATACTGTGTGCTCAAACTGAGCAGAGAGTGAGCGATCCAGCGTGACCACAGTCCAGCGATCGCTCAGCGTCCGGGTGTGTTTATTGCCCGCATTCAAAATCGGCTCAATCGCTAGCGTCATCCCCGCCTCTAGCCGCACGTTCGGCAACTGACGAGTCCGAAAATTGAACACCGATGGCGGCTCGTGCAAGTTACGTCCTACCCCATGGCCCACGTAGTTTTCCACAATGCTGAAGTCCGCCGCCTGGGCCACATCTTCGATCGCCCCGGCAATATCCATCAGCGTGTTGCCCGCCTTTACCTGCTCGATGCCAGCGTATAAAGCTGCTTCTGCCGTCTCAATCAAACGTTGAGCTGCCGCCGATACCTCTCCCACAGGAATCGTAATGCACGAATCACCATGAAATCCCTCAAAGTAAGCGCCGGTGTCCACTTTGAGCACATCACCCGCCCGAATTACTTTGCGCTGACGCGGAATGCCATGAACCACCTCATTGTTCAAGCAAGCGCAAATACTGCTTGGAAAGCCGTGATAGCCCTTAAAGCTCGGGGTTGCCCCCAGTTCACGAATGCGAGCTTCAGCAAACGCGTCGAGGTCGGCTGTGGTCATTCCCGGCTGCACCCGCTGGGCAATCTCATGCAGTACGGTCGCCACAATTTTGGCGGCCTGTCGCATAGTTGCAATCTCGGTGGCGTTTTTGAGCTCAATTCCCTTGACTCGTCGCCGTTTAGCCTGGGCCTGAGCACTCGGTCGGGAAAGCAGTTGGGACAACAAATTCATAAACTAATATCGATCCGGCCTACAAGAAATCTAGATATTCGCTCAAGCGTGAGTTGACGTTAACTACGCAAAAGTTCAGTCACCTTAAAGTCGGTCTGTGAATGAACGGCTCTCAGTGTCCATTCCTTACGTTGAAATAACTCAGCGGCAGCAACCCGCACCACAGGCAACACCTCAAGGCTGAGGAAAACGTGCATCAACGCAACTAACGCCATTTCGCCATATCAATAACCGAGTTAGACAACTCACTGTAGAGCAGTGTAACTTGAGAGTCCGTCTCTATGTAGCTAGTTGCCTGGTGACTCAGACAACAAGTGGATGTTGGATGGCGGCGATCGCCCTTAACGACGCAAATCAAGATTCTTCCTCGTTAGGGCTAGACAACTGTAAACAGCTTGTCCTAGTATTAAAGACTGTGCGCTTTTCCAAAAATCATGAATGCCGAGCAAGCAATTCGTTCGCTAGAAGCGGACTTTATCAAGACTGATCTTCCTGAAATCTACGTGGGCGATACTATTCGCGTCGGCGTTCGCATTCAGGAAGGGGGCAAAGAACGGGTACAGCCCTATGAAGGTACAGTCATCGCTAAGCGCGGTGGCGGCATCAATGAGGCCATCACCGTTCGTCGCGTTTTCCAAGGCGTTGGTGTAGAGCGGGTGTTTCTCGTTCATGCACCTCGCATTGCCGACATCAAGGTGTTGCGTCGCGGCAAGGCCCGTCGTGCCAAGCTGTATTACCTGCGCGATCGCGTCGGTAAGGCAACTCGACTCAAGCAGCGGTTTGACCGCAGCTTGTAAGGTCGGAGCTAGGCCATCCGTGATACCATAAGGGCCCTACGGGGCTTTGACATGCGTCCTTAGTTCAGTTGGTAGAACGCAGGTCTCCAAAACCTGATGTCCGGGGTTCGAGTCCTCGAGGGCGCGCTGGGTGAATAGCACCACTGACCCAAAGGTTTTGCCCGCAAAATCTTTGGGCTTGGTGATGCTTAGAGAACGGCCTTGTCAAGACAGCAGTTGACGTCGTTTCGATTTTGGACTTTATAGGGCGATTCGCGTGGCTAAGAAAGAAGCTGAAAAAAAAGAAAGCACTCCTGAGGTATCGGCTAAGCAGTCGACCTCGAACGCTAATGCAGTGGCTTTCTTAAAGGGCACCAAAGACGAGTTAGCCAAAGTCGTCTGGCCTTCTCGCCAACAGCTCATTAGCGAATCGGCAGCAGTTATTTTGATGGTGAGCCTTTCGGCAACTTTGATCTATTTGATTGATCAGCTGTTTGGCTGGGCCTCAAGGCAGGTATTCTAAATGGTTTCAGAAGCAGACTTTAATGCTGGCCAAGACCTAGAGCAGCCTGGCGCAGAGGAAAGTGGTCAAAGGAAACGGCCCCTGCGTTGGTATGCGGTGCAGGTTGCTTCTGGCTGCGAAAAAAAAGTCAAAGCAAGTCTGGAGCAGCGTTTGCAAACGTTAGATGTAGCCGACGACATCATCCAGATTGAAATTCCTCAGACGCCAGTCAAAAAAGTTCGTAAGGACGGTACCCATACCAACGCGGAAGAAAAAGTTTTTCCGGGGTATGTGCTGATCAAAATTAAGCAAAAGCGCGATG
Protein-coding regions in this window:
- the rplS gene encoding 50S ribosomal protein L19 codes for the protein MNAEQAIRSLEADFIKTDLPEIYVGDTIRVGVRIQEGGKERVQPYEGTVIAKRGGGINEAITVRRVFQGVGVERVFLVHAPRIADIKVLRRGKARRAKLYYLRDRVGKATRLKQRFDRSL
- a CDS encoding esterase/lipase family protein: MSAPRLPVLLIHGIDDTAKIFQTLVNSLSDRGWPEVHAIDLVPSNGDIGLDELAAQIQAYVEANLPAPQQFDLVGFSMGGIVSRYYLQRLGGLERVRHFVTLSSPHNGTWTGYLRSNPGARQMRPKSEFLQDLNSTVDDLTQVEFTSVWTPFDLMIVPANSSELPVGTMMQLPVLAHPWMVSDPRAIATLADLLGHELDESTKQVTPNAELSA
- the map gene encoding type I methionyl aminopeptidase; this translates as MNLLSQLLSRPSAQAQAKRRRVKGIELKNATEIATMRQAAKIVATVLHEIAQRVQPGMTTADLDAFAEARIRELGATPSFKGYHGFPSSICACLNNEVVHGIPRQRKVIRAGDVLKVDTGAYFEGFHGDSCITIPVGEVSAAAQRLIETAEAALYAGIEQVKAGNTLMDIAGAIEDVAQAADFSIVENYVGHGVGRNLHEPPSVFNFRTRQLPNVRLEAGMTLAIEPILNAGNKHTRTLSDRWTVVTLDRSLSAQFEHTVLVTETGYEVLTDRSGL
- the secE gene encoding preprotein translocase subunit SecE codes for the protein MAKKEAEKKESTPEVSAKQSTSNANAVAFLKGTKDELAKVVWPSRQQLISESAAVILMVSLSATLIYLIDQLFGWASRQVF
- a CDS encoding P-loop ATPase, Sll1717 family encodes the protein MLDALQPFGAPDCESDLEILGENLYSQFYFGAVQFNRDPLDPFVYLISGRRGAGKTALAKFFSFQQTLQGVTDIDVDEPAAFHEVISKVIEPSALNRDLQIPQLVKIWEYVIWSAIFYKLKHRDVRIQAICQFHEEGGLSCVVRSLLQAVINRYVDSNGCLYDDLEGIFRSAAFEEAKKAVLEISQDQPLFISVDTLEKYSIHDEKLMMSVAALVEFAAVFCRQYAPKGLYIKVFIMDEMFPYLTEEYISNTLKYVKNEVYLHWKPKDLMKIICWRLFRYLRLKNLTNSRTAFINWQDYREVKDKVWMQYFGDSLDEMEAIDEKTFPFILRHTHLRPRQLIVLCNAIAEEAMMLGEFPHISSRCITAGVEAAAEVLAQEVFNAYSAVYPNAARIADALAGISPIFEGKELDKRAHRTASQWSDEYSPYRFRQFVAELGIVGRVRQSDRSQTMVEADFEYFQTGRLIIADDDLCAIHPMFYRKLNVRMTEKVCVYPFPDHPHYRLELSA